The stretch of DNA TCAGCAGCCCTTGCTCGTCTTGAGGAAAGGGGGGTTCCGTATATATCTGTGCTTACCCATCCTACTATGGGTGGTGTATCAGCAAGTTTTGCGTTTTTGGGAGATGTGATAATTGCAGAGCCCGGAGCTCTGATAGGTTTCGCCGGCCCCCGGGTTATTGAACAAACTATAAAGCAAAAGCTCCCGAAAGGTTTTCAGAGGGCTGAATTTCTCCTTGAGCATGGTCTTATAGATATGGTTGTTGAAAGAGAAAACTTGAAATCGGTAATTGGACAGCTTCTTAAAACTTTCACCTCAAAGGTAAGTTCTGCGTGACAGCCTTTGAATCTTATTTCTTAAATAAAGAGTTTGTCTGGAAGCCTGGTCTTGAAAGAATTAAAAAGGCTGTGGCTTCTCTTGACTTTTCCTTTCCACCGTCTGTTATTGTTGCAGGAACTAACGGAAAAGGCTCAACTTCGTCGTTTATTGCGTCAATTTTAAAAGCCCACGGTGTTAGAACAGGTCTTTTCACTTCTCCTCATCTTTTAGAGTTTAATGAAAGGTTCAGAATTGATCTTGAACCTGTTGATACAGGTCTTCTTGATAGGGCTTTTCTGAACCTTTTACCTGTTATAGAGGAAAATAGTCTTACCTATTTTGAGGCTGCTTTTCTTCTTTCCCTTTATCTCTTTAAGGATTGTGATTTTGTAGTTTATGAGGTTGGGCTTGGGGGAAGGCTTGATGCAACAAACAGTATAGAGCATAACCTTGCTGTTATAACCCATATAGATTATGACCATAAGGATTATCTTGGAGAAACTATTGAAGAGATTGCAACAGAGAAGTTGCATGTTGTGAAAAATAGAATTCCGGTTGTTATTTCCCAGAACAGAAAAGTTGTTTTTGATATTGCGACAGAGTTTACAGATGAGATTTACGCTTTTGGCAGTGATTTTAATGTTTTTTCTGTAAGAGTAACTTCTGAAGGCACTAAAGGAATTTACAGTGATAAAGAAATAACATTTCCTTTTAACCTTTCTGTTTATGGAAAACATCAGGCAATAAATGCTGCCACAGGGATATTTACTGCGAAGAAAGTTTTGAAAGAACTTTTGTGTCTGAAAGTTGATATTTCAAAGATTAAAGGTGCGGTTTCTTCTGTTACAATTCCCGGCAGGTTTGAGATTTTAAGGAGAAAACCGTTTTTTATTGTTGATGTTGCTCACAACATTGATGCTGTAGGAAGGTTTGTTGAAACTTTAGGGATGTTAGGTATTTCAGTTGATATTGTTTATTCTGGATTAAAAGATAAAGATTTTAACGCTATTTTTAAACTTTTTAAAAGCTACACAGATGAAGCAGGAACAGAGCTTTTTCTCGTTCCTATCAAAAATCCCAGGGGTTTTTCTTACAAGGAACTTAAGGAGAAGTATGGAAAAGAAGCAACTGTTCTTGAAAGTTTAAAAGGAGAAGTTCTTAAAAAAGATGTGGCGGTTGTTGGTTCATTCTATCTTATCTCTGATGTTCTTAATGGCAATTTCAAGTAGCTTCTTTTCCTCTTCTGTCAATTTTTCTTCTTTTATAAGCTTCTTTATGGTTTCAGGGTTTTTTCTGTATGTTTTTTCAAAAGATTTTATTTTTCTCCACTCTTCTATCTTTTTATGATTACCAGAAAGGAGCACTTCAGGCACTTTCAACCCTTTAAACTCAGCAGGTCTTGTGTAGTTTGGATATCCCATAAGCCCTCTATCCATGAATGAGTCAGCCTTTAGAGAGTCTTCGCTTCCCAGCACTCCGGGAATAAGTCTGATTGTGGCATCAAGGATAACCATTGCAGGAAGTTCTCCACCTGTTAGAACGTAATCTCCTATGGAGATCTCTTCATCTACTATAGATTTAACTCTTTCGTCAACACCTTCATATCTTCCGCATATTATAAGAATGTTGTCTTTTTTGGAAAGTTCAACAGCTTTTTTCTGAGTGAACGTTTCTCCCCACGGTTCTGTTAGTATAACGTAAGGTTTCTTCTGCCGCTGTTTTACTACTTCTTCATATGCTCTAAATATTGGCTCTGGTTTAAGAACCATTCCGGGACCACCGCCGTATGGAACGTCATCAACGGTTCTGTGTTTATCCGTTGTGTAATCTCTTAGATTATGAATTTTAAGGTCAACCTTTCCTGAGGAGATAGCTCTTCCTATAACTCCTTCTGATATAAATCCGGAGAAAAGATTTGGCAGCACTGTAAGAACGTCAAAAACGGGCATTACACAAGACCTTCTATGGGAGTTATTACGATTTTTTTGGCTTCTTTGTCAATCTCTTTTATAAACTGATTTATGAACGGTATCAGTGCTTCTTTTCCGTTTTCTTTTTCCACTACAAGGATGTGGCTTGCCGGCATTTCAAGAATCTCTTTTACTTTACCAACTTTTGTTCCATCTTCTGTTTCAACGATGGAATTTATAAGATCCTCAAAAAAGAATTCATCTTCCTCAAGGGGAATAAGTTCATTTTTCTTTATAAAAAGTGATGTATTGATAGCAGTTTCAGCACTGTTTCTATCTGTTATCTCTTTAAATTTTATTATGAAAAGGTTTTTGTAAGGTTTTACAGTATCAACTGTGAACGTTTTTTTTGAAACCCCTCTGTATCCTGTCAACTTTCTCGTTTCTTTAAGCTGTCTTTCAAAAATTTCCGTTTCAGGTTTAACCTTTACTTCTCCTTTTATTCCGTGAGCTCCAACAATTTTTCCTATTAAAACCTCATCTTTTTCAGGCTGCTTTTTTCTTCTTTCAAGAATCTTTTTAATTGTTCTTTTTTTCATCTGTTGCCCCGTTGTAAGTAAAGGGGGGATTTCCCCCTTTGTTAGTTATCTTTATCTTCTTTGATTTTTTCTATGACAAACTTTTTGAGCCTTTCCTGAACGTCCTCTTCAGACTTTGGAGGTTCTGCTTCAGCGTGTGTAGCTTCTTTTATAAGACCTTTGGATTTTAGGTGTTCCAATACTTCTTTACCAAAACTTACAGGTCTTCCCTGTGGATCTATAAATATATGCTGGGTAAATCCAACAGCAAGAACAGCTTCGTCTCTTATAATTCTGTAGTCAAACCTTATTCCTCTTGATTCTATGTTTGTTATGGCGGTTTCTATGGTTATAAGATCGTCGTAAACTATAGGTGCCATGTATCTACATGCAGTTTCCACAACGGGCATAAGAATCTGTTTTTGCTGTAGAATTTGTTTGTATTCAATGCCAAGAGCTCGGAAAAGCTCTGTTCTTCCCCTTTCAAAAAGATGGAAGTAGTTTGCGTAGTACATAACGCCGTAAGCGTCTGTTTCTCCCATTGTAACTCTGTATTGCATAGTTCCAACTATTACCTGCTGTTCCTGCTGGTTTTGCTTCTGTTCTTCTGCCATAGTTCCCTCCCTTTAATGTCTGAAATGTCTTATACCTGTAAATACCATTGCGATGTTGTGTTCATTAGCAGCTTCTATAACTTCTTCATCTCTGATAGAACCGCCTGGCTGTATTATCGCTTTCACACCTACTTTTGCTGCTTCGTCAACACTGTCTCTGAACGGGAAAAACGCTTCACTTGCAAGAACGCAGCCTTCCATTTCAAGTCCCATCTCTTTTGCTTTTTTAGCTGCACATTTTGCTGCGTCCACCCTTGAAGTTTGTCCAACTCCTATTCCTATTGCAATGCCGTCTTTTGCGTAAACTACAGAGTTTGACTTTACCCATTTTACTACTTTAAATGCAAATAGAAGATCTTCCCATTCATTTTCATTCGGTTCTCTTTCTGTAACAACCTTTAACTTTTCAGGGTCAAGAGTTATAAGGTCTCTGTCCTGTACAAGCATTCCGCCTACAACTTTCCTGTAATCGAAAGGAGAGGTTTCCCCTTTATTTATTAACTTATCCATACTGTCTAATTTAAGTACTCTCAGGTTCTTTTTTGTTTTTAGAATGTCTAAAGCTTCTTCAGAGTAATCTGGAGCGATTATACATTCATAAAACCTTTCTGTTATAAGTTTTGCAGTGTTTTCATCAACAGGACAGTTAAAAGCTATGATTCCTCCAAACGCTGAAACAGGATCAACTTTTAAAGCTTTTTCATAGGCATCGGAGGCAGAGTTGCCAATAGCTATTCCGCAGGGGTTTGCATGTTTTATAATGGCACAAACTTTCTCTTTGTTTGGGTCAAATTCAAGGACAAGGTTTAGTGCACCATCTATATCATAAATGTTATTAAACGATAACTCTTTCTCTCCGTGAATTTTCTTTGCGGTTGATATACAGGGTTCATCTATAAAGATTTCTTTGTAAAATGCGCCTCTTTGGTGAGGGTTTTCTCCGTACCTTAAATCCTGCACCTTTTCAAAAGTGATTGTTAGTGGATTTCTCATTTCTGGTGGCTCTGTTAAAAATTCGCCGTTTTCATTAACTTTAAAAAGATAGTCTGTTATTACAGCGTCATAGTGAGCTGTGAGATTAAAGGCTTTTTTTGCAAGATAAAATCTTGTTTTTAGAGAGATTTTTCCAGTTTGCTCCAATTCTTCTATTATTTTTTTATAATCGGAAGGATCTGTAACTATTGTCACATACTTAAAGTTTTTTGCTGCAGCCCTTACCATCGTTGGGCCACCTATATCTATATTTTCAATTATTTCCTCAAAAGATTTTTCACTTTTAACGGTTTCTTTAAATGGATAAAGGTTGACGACTACAATGTCTATCGGCTTTATTCCCAGGTCTTCCATTGTTTCAATATGTTCTGGATTATCCCTTTTTGAAAGAATTCCTCCGTGAACTTTTGGATGCAAAGTTTTAATCCTGCCTTCCATAATTTCAGGAAATTCTGTTAATTCTGATATTTCTTTAACCGGAACACCGTTTTCTTTAAGGAGCCTGGCAGTTCCCCCTGTTGAGATGATTTCAATGCCTAAATTGTAAAGAGATTTTGCAAAGTCCACTACACCTGTTTTATCAGAAACGGATATAAGGGCTCTTACAGGTTTCAATATTTACCTCCTGTGGTATATTATTCAGGCTGAATTTTATCAAACTGAAGGGAGATTATCGTGCCTGAAGTTAAAAAGCTTTTAGAGAAAGCCGGCTCGTCTCTGCTAACATTGAGTGTTTATCTTCTTGCTCTTACTATTCCTGTTTCTATAGCTGGAGATAATATAGCTATAGGTTTGGGTATTTTGGGCTTTCTTTTATTGTTTGTTTCCGGGAGTAGGATCTGTTTTCCGAATGTTAAGCCTCTTGGCTTATTTTTAATTCCGGAAGCTTTTGGTGTTTTGCTTTCAAAAAACGTATTAAAGGCGTGGCAGGAAACATCCTGGAATACCAATCTTGTACCGTTTTTCCTGGTGTATGATAGATTAAAGAGAGGTCTAAGTCTTGAAATGTTGATGAAGCTTCTGTCTTTTAGCTCTGTAGTGTCAGTTTTAGTGCTTTTATTTGAAGCTTTTACTCATAGAAGTTGGAAAAGCGTTTCTTTGGAGAGGATTTTTTCCGTTAAATTTTACATGGTTCCCGTAAGACCCGTAGGTTTTTTTGATCATCCTTTAACGGCAGCAGGGGTGTTAATTTTACTTTTTTTTCTATTTCTGGGTTTATTTTTTAAAGAGAAAAATAAACTTTATCTGATTACCACAATAAGTTTATTTTTTGGTGTTCTGTTAACTCAGAGCCGTTCATATTGGATAGGTGTTACCATTGGTTTAATACTATTTTTTTCCTTCATTTTCCGAAAAAAATCGTTCATTTACCTACCTATCTTTTTTACTTTGGTCGCTGGCTTGGTTTTTTCTGTTCCTTCCTTCAAAAATAGACTTAAAAGCATTACAGATACAAGACATAACATGAGTAATGTTATCAGACTTATAATCTGGCGTTCTCATCTGAGGGCGTTTGATGAGAAATTTTCTTTAAAGGAAAAGATTTTTGGGGCGCCAGTTGTTGGAAATGACTACTGTTGTGAATATATTCCGGAAAGTTATGAAGCTATTTTAAAGAAGAAACCGCCAAAGGTTGAGAATTTATGTGATAGAAATTTTTTCCACTGTTTAAGTCATAGTATATATGTAAGGTATCTGACGGATTACGGTGTTTTGGGAGTTTTAGGATATGTTTCTTTTATGGCATATTTAGTGGTGGTTAATCTTGTGTCTTTCCGCAGGTTTTTGGATCCGGTGTTCGCTGCTTTCAGCACAATGTATCTTGGATTTGCAGTGGCAGGTTTTTTTGAGAATAATTTTACTGATTCAGAGGTTAAAATCTGCTTTATGTTTATACTTGGAATAAACTTTTATCTGCTTTCGCAAGTAAAGAATTCTACTAAGCGAGGTGTAAGTTAAGTTGAGAAATAGAATAAGAGTTCTTGAGATAATAGACGGAGTTGGATGGTGCGGAACGAAAGAACAAACGTTCCTTATATCCTGTCAGCTTTCAAAATATTTTGATGTTGAGATGGCTCT from Desulfurobacterium atlanticum encodes:
- a CDS encoding bifunctional folylpolyglutamate synthase/dihydrofolate synthase, with product MTAFESYFLNKEFVWKPGLERIKKAVASLDFSFPPSVIVAGTNGKGSTSSFIASILKAHGVRTGLFTSPHLLEFNERFRIDLEPVDTGLLDRAFLNLLPVIEENSLTYFEAAFLLSLYLFKDCDFVVYEVGLGGRLDATNSIEHNLAVITHIDYDHKDYLGETIEEIATEKLHVVKNRIPVVISQNRKVVFDIATEFTDEIYAFGSDFNVFSVRVTSEGTKGIYSDKEITFPFNLSVYGKHQAINAATGIFTAKKVLKELLCLKVDISKIKGAVSSVTIPGRFEILRRKPFFIVDVAHNIDAVGRFVETLGMLGISVDIVYSGLKDKDFNAIFKLFKSYTDEAGTELFLVPIKNPRGFSYKELKEKYGKEATVLESLKGEVLKKDVAVVGSFYLISDVLNGNFK
- the trmD gene encoding tRNA (guanosine(37)-N1)-methyltransferase TrmD yields the protein MPVFDVLTVLPNLFSGFISEGVIGRAISSGKVDLKIHNLRDYTTDKHRTVDDVPYGGGPGMVLKPEPIFRAYEEVVKQRQKKPYVILTEPWGETFTQKKAVELSKKDNILIICGRYEGVDERVKSIVDEEISIGDYVLTGGELPAMVILDATIRLIPGVLGSEDSLKADSFMDRGLMGYPNYTRPAEFKGLKVPEVLLSGNHKKIEEWRKIKSFEKTYRKNPETIKKLIKEEKLTEEEKKLLEIAIKNIRDKIE
- the rimM gene encoding ribosome maturation factor RimM (Essential for efficient processing of 16S rRNA); the encoded protein is MKKRTIKKILERRKKQPEKDEVLIGKIVGAHGIKGEVKVKPETEIFERQLKETRKLTGYRGVSKKTFTVDTVKPYKNLFIIKFKEITDRNSAETAINTSLFIKKNELIPLEEDEFFFEDLINSIVETEDGTKVGKVKEILEMPASHILVVEKENGKEALIPFINQFIKEIDKEAKKIVITPIEGLV
- a CDS encoding acyl-CoA thioesterase, translated to MAEEQKQNQQEQQVIVGTMQYRVTMGETDAYGVMYYANYFHLFERGRTELFRALGIEYKQILQQKQILMPVVETACRYMAPIVYDDLITIETAITNIESRGIRFDYRIIRDEAVLAVGFTQHIFIDPQGRPVSFGKEVLEHLKSKGLIKEATHAEAEPPKSEEDVQERLKKFVIEKIKEDKDN
- the purH gene encoding bifunctional phosphoribosylaminoimidazolecarboxamide formyltransferase/IMP cyclohydrolase codes for the protein MKPVRALISVSDKTGVVDFAKSLYNLGIEIISTGGTARLLKENGVPVKEISELTEFPEIMEGRIKTLHPKVHGGILSKRDNPEHIETMEDLGIKPIDIVVVNLYPFKETVKSEKSFEEIIENIDIGGPTMVRAAAKNFKYVTIVTDPSDYKKIIEELEQTGKISLKTRFYLAKKAFNLTAHYDAVITDYLFKVNENGEFLTEPPEMRNPLTITFEKVQDLRYGENPHQRGAFYKEIFIDEPCISTAKKIHGEKELSFNNIYDIDGALNLVLEFDPNKEKVCAIIKHANPCGIAIGNSASDAYEKALKVDPVSAFGGIIAFNCPVDENTAKLITERFYECIIAPDYSEEALDILKTKKNLRVLKLDSMDKLINKGETSPFDYRKVVGGMLVQDRDLITLDPEKLKVVTEREPNENEWEDLLFAFKVVKWVKSNSVVYAKDGIAIGIGVGQTSRVDAAKCAAKKAKEMGLEMEGCVLASEAFFPFRDSVDEAAKVGVKAIIQPGGSIRDEEVIEAANEHNIAMVFTGIRHFRH
- a CDS encoding O-antigen ligase family protein, whose product is MPEVKKLLEKAGSSLLTLSVYLLALTIPVSIAGDNIAIGLGILGFLLLFVSGSRICFPNVKPLGLFLIPEAFGVLLSKNVLKAWQETSWNTNLVPFFLVYDRLKRGLSLEMLMKLLSFSSVVSVLVLLFEAFTHRSWKSVSLERIFSVKFYMVPVRPVGFFDHPLTAAGVLILLFFLFLGLFFKEKNKLYLITTISLFFGVLLTQSRSYWIGVTIGLILFFSFIFRKKSFIYLPIFFTLVAGLVFSVPSFKNRLKSITDTRHNMSNVIRLIIWRSHLRAFDEKFSLKEKIFGAPVVGNDYCCEYIPESYEAILKKKPPKVENLCDRNFFHCLSHSIYVRYLTDYGVLGVLGYVSFMAYLVVVNLVSFRRFLDPVFAAFSTMYLGFAVAGFFENNFTDSEVKICFMFILGINFYLLSQVKNSTKRGVS